The nucleotide sequence TCTCCATGCACCGGAGTTCAGGAGGCGTTGTCCAGGAACCAACGAGAGATGGAGTCCATCTTCTTTCTGCTCAAATAACGGTGCAGCCTTTTCAGGCTCCCAGCCCGTGTATTCCACCACCTGACCATTGTGGCCTAGCACGGTCATCGTCGTATCCTCCGTTGCACTGACGGAACCAATCACAAATTCGCGGCGGTCCTTGCGATCCCAATTCTTTTGTCTTGTCAGGAAGACGTAGACGGTGTCTTCATCTTTGTTTCGGGTGAACCAGATGTTTTCTTCATTGGTCACGATCCAGGGACGAACGTCAATCACCGCCTCTCGGTTGACAAAATTCCACAGAGCGACCTCACGCATGATGTCCTCCTGGAGCTCATTGATGAAACCATCCGGTCGGGGCCCGAGGTTCAGCAGCAAAGCTCCGCCCTTCGCACGGGTTTCGATCAAGATTTCGACCACTCGGTCTCCGTCCTTCAGCGTGTCCAATTGCTGCGGCTTGTACTGCCACTGCGTACCGAGAGTCATGCAGGTTTCCCAGACCTCTTCCGGTGGCTGTCCAGGAACGGTTTGTTCGGGGCTTTCAATTGCACCGCGGGTAATCAGGCAATCGGGCTGCAATGTCCAGACGACTTCTTTGGTTGTCTTCTTGCCGCGGCCGTCGATGAAGAAAACGTTAATGTCGCCATAGTTCGCCATCAGCTCCGTTACTTGAGCTTGCACAAACTTGACGTACTCAGGATCGGAATCGGGACTGGGACGATGCGGTCGGCGTTTGATCAGCTCGCCGTGCTTGTACGCGTACAGAAAGTCTTCCGGGGAATAGTACAATCCGACAGCCAGGCCGTGCTGATGGCAGGCATCAACAAACTCACGAACAATGTCCTTGCCGTAAGGCGTGTTCATGA is from Neorhodopirellula lusitana and encodes:
- a CDS encoding alpha-L-fucosidase, with product MMFRRFVAWGLMIALGLVIALGSNAACMAQEEFLEDVIKQANAADDTGKVGELDNKPERLEWLRDNGFGMFLHWGVDAQLGSVISHTLVGASDDYVQRYVTELPKTFYPKKWDAEEYVLLAKSCGMKYIALTTKHHSGFCLWDTKTTDFNVMNTPYGKDIVREFVDACHQHGLAVGLYYSPEDFLYAYKHGELIKRRPHRPSPDSDPEYVKFVQAQVTELMANYGDINVFFIDGRGKKTTKEVVWTLQPDCLITRGAIESPEQTVPGQPPEEVWETCMTLGTQWQYKPQQLDTLKDGDRVVEILIETRAKGGALLLNLGPRPDGFINELQEDIMREVALWNFVNREAVIDVRPWIVTNEENIWFTRNKDEDTVYVFLTRQKNWDRKDRREFVIGSVSATEDTTMTVLGHNGQVVEYTGWEPEKAAPLFEQKEDGLHLSLVPGQRLLNSGAWRNPVVVKLTNVKPSCKPPLVVNGKAKGKDGQIAFQGELKDLGDADEVLVGFEYQEYLGFAENMYNDEWTATELVKMGKPGAFTDTVKVPGNKTYQWRAVVKHPRLKMTGDHSKVSVK